One Aneurinibacillus migulanus genomic region harbors:
- the sigE gene encoding RNA polymerase sporulation sigma factor SigE — translation MIAKLRLIAQLWWYRLLIRIGAKAEEIHYIGGSEALPPPLNREEEEYLLGRLHTKDPAIRSILIERNLRLVVYIARKFENTGINIEDLVSIGTIGLIKAVNTFDPEKKIKLATYASRCIENEILMFLRRNSKVKSEVSFDEPLNIDWDGNELLLSDVLGTENDIIYRDLEEQVDKKLLYKALDKLSERERVIMEMRFGLNGEEEKTQKDVADILGISQSYISRLEKRIIKRLKKEFNKML, via the coding sequence ATGATCGCAAAGCTACGCTTAATCGCTCAGTTATGGTGGTATCGACTGCTGATTCGCATTGGAGCAAAAGCGGAAGAAATCCATTATATTGGCGGTAGTGAAGCACTTCCCCCTCCACTTAATAGGGAAGAAGAAGAATACCTGCTAGGTCGTCTTCATACGAAAGATCCGGCTATTCGTTCTATTCTTATTGAGCGTAATCTGCGTCTCGTTGTCTATATTGCCCGTAAATTCGAGAACACAGGAATTAACATTGAGGACTTGGTAAGCATTGGGACGATTGGATTAATTAAAGCCGTAAACACCTTCGATCCGGAGAAAAAAATCAAACTGGCCACGTATGCCTCCCGCTGTATTGAGAATGAAATTCTTATGTTTTTGCGTCGTAACAGCAAAGTCAAATCTGAAGTTTCATTTGACGAACCGCTTAATATCGATTGGGATGGCAATGAATTACTGCTCTCTGATGTACTGGGAACTGAAAATGACATCATCTATCGCGATCTTGAAGAGCAGGTGGACAAAAAATTATTGTATAAGGCGCTCGATAAGTTATCAGAGAGAGAACGTGTAATTATGGAGATGCGCTTTGGTCTGAACGGAGAGGAAGAAAAAACACAAAAAGACGTCGCCGACATTCTAGGAATCTCCCAGTCTTACATCTCACGTCTGGAGAAACGTATTATTAAAAGGCTAAAGAAAGAGTTCAATAAAATGCTGTAA
- the sigG gene encoding RNA polymerase sporulation sigma factor SigG — MTRNKVEICGVDTSKLPVLTNTQMRELFVQLQSGEYAAREQLVNGNLRLVLSVIQRFNNRGEYVDDLFQVGCIGLMKAIDNFDLSQNVKFSTYAVPMIIGEIRRYLRDNNPIRVSRSLRDIAYKALQVRDTLTNKNSREPTIMEISEELNVPKEDVVFALDAIQDPVSLFEPIYQDGGDPIFVMDQISDERNRDSQWTEEIALKEAMHRLTDREKLILSMRFFEGKTQMEVAEEIGISQAQVSRLEKAAISQMHKHVQ; from the coding sequence GTGACACGCAATAAGGTAGAAATCTGCGGAGTGGATACTTCCAAGTTACCCGTACTGACCAATACGCAGATGCGGGAACTGTTTGTCCAACTGCAAAGCGGAGAGTACGCAGCAAGAGAGCAATTAGTAAATGGCAACTTACGCCTGGTGTTAAGTGTAATCCAGCGCTTTAACAATCGCGGAGAATATGTGGATGATTTGTTTCAGGTAGGATGTATCGGGCTAATGAAAGCCATCGACAATTTCGACTTAAGCCAGAATGTCAAATTCTCCACATATGCCGTTCCGATGATTATCGGAGAAATTCGCAGGTACCTCAGGGATAATAATCCCATCCGCGTCTCCCGTTCGTTACGAGACATTGCATACAAAGCGTTACAGGTGAGGGACACATTAACGAATAAAAATTCGCGTGAACCTACTATCATGGAAATTTCTGAAGAATTGAATGTGCCTAAAGAGGATGTGGTCTTTGCACTTGATGCCATCCAGGATCCGGTGTCGTTGTTTGAGCCGATATATCAGGATGGAGGCGATCCGATTTTTGTAATGGATCAAATTAGCGATGAGCGGAACCGTGATAGCCAGTGGACCGAAGAAATCGCACTTAAGGAAGCGATGCACCGACTAACGGACAGGGAAAAGCTGATCTTATCAATGCGTTTTTTTGAGGGCAAGACGCAGATGGAAGTGGCCGAAGAAATCGGAATTTCTCAGGCTCAAGTATCCAGGCTGGAGAAAGCGGCCATTTCACAAATGCATAAGCATGTACAATAG
- a CDS encoding GntR family transcriptional regulator: MITINERSALPIYEQIIQQMKEAILKGMLQGGEKLPSVRELSASLLVNPNTVSKAYQELERQGVIETLRGKGTFVSKRTSPRMEQERLEQFQMSLRQLTVEAFYLGISIEQFKDWVDEYMRELGRDKDA; the protein is encoded by the coding sequence TTGATTACGATTAATGAACGAAGTGCGTTACCTATTTACGAGCAAATTATCCAGCAAATGAAAGAAGCGATTCTTAAAGGGATGCTGCAAGGAGGAGAAAAACTTCCATCCGTACGGGAGTTATCGGCCAGTCTTCTAGTGAACCCAAATACAGTCAGTAAAGCGTACCAAGAATTGGAGCGCCAAGGTGTAATCGAAACGCTGCGTGGCAAAGGAACGTTTGTCTCTAAAAGAACCTCGCCAAGGATGGAACAGGAGCGACTCGAACAGTTTCAAATGTCGCTCAGGCAACTGACAGTAGAAGCGTTTTATCTTGGAATTAGCATCGAGCAATTCAAGGATTGGGTGGATGAATATATGAGAGAACTAGGGAGGGATAAGGATGCTTAG
- the spoIIGA gene encoding sigma-E processing peptidase SpoIIGA yields the protein MYADVVFLTNAIIDYMLLYITGHICRQPLRKRRLLLASLVGAAYTVFLFFPPLSFAFTFLAKFLFSCFMLLLAFRWTRIWNHLRLLGVFYAVSFFIGGGLLGIHMMLKEKSEFVNGIVVTHTGSSGTNPTLWFIVIGFPLLWWCTRRGYYSLKASRQVDVQHVRLEVDVFGHTISCQGFIDTGNRLYDPLSRTPVTVMEAQVWENILPKELMQQLDGEMQGYELNIPEEESRWLERMRFIPYRTVSSQAGFLVAIRPDEVRIYAEDKAYRLTRMLIGLRTVRLAADGSYRAIVHPSAIEERYEMAS from the coding sequence ATGTATGCCGACGTCGTGTTTCTGACGAATGCCATTATTGATTATATGCTTCTGTATATAACCGGGCATATCTGCCGCCAGCCGCTGCGGAAACGAAGGCTTTTGCTCGCTTCTTTGGTTGGGGCCGCGTATACCGTTTTTTTATTTTTTCCGCCCTTATCTTTTGCATTTACTTTTTTGGCGAAATTTTTATTTTCTTGTTTTATGCTTTTGCTTGCATTTCGCTGGACAAGAATCTGGAATCATCTCCGGCTTCTTGGCGTATTTTACGCCGTTTCATTTTTTATTGGCGGAGGGCTTCTGGGAATTCATATGATGTTGAAAGAGAAGAGTGAATTTGTTAACGGTATTGTTGTTACACATACTGGCTCATCAGGAACAAATCCGACGCTTTGGTTCATTGTGATTGGTTTTCCTTTGCTATGGTGGTGTACACGCCGTGGCTACTATAGCCTTAAGGCTAGCCGTCAAGTCGATGTGCAGCATGTTCGCCTGGAAGTGGACGTGTTCGGTCATACCATTAGTTGCCAGGGGTTTATCGATACGGGAAACCGACTGTATGATCCGTTATCGCGTACGCCTGTCACTGTCATGGAAGCACAAGTCTGGGAAAACATCTTGCCTAAAGAGCTGATGCAGCAATTGGATGGGGAAATGCAAGGATATGAGCTGAATATCCCGGAAGAAGAGAGTCGTTGGCTTGAAAGAATGCGGTTCATTCCTTATCGTACTGTATCCAGTCAGGCCGGTTTTCTGGTTGCTATTCGCCCGGATGAAGTGCGCATATATGCGGAGGATAAAGCCTATCGTCTGACCCGAATGCTCATTGGATTGAGAACTGTGAGGCTTGCAGCCGACGGAAGTTATCGAGCGATTGTGCACCCATCAGCGATTGAAGAAAGGTATGAGATGGCCTCTTAA
- the ftsZ gene encoding cell division protein FtsZ codes for MLEFDLEMDTLAQIKVIGVGGGGSNAVNRMIEGGIQGVEFIAVNTDYQALNLSKAQHKLQIGAKLTRGLGAGANPDVGKKAAEESREQIEQALRGADLVFVTAGMGGGTGTGAAPVIAEIAKEIGALTVGVVTRPFTFEGRKRQVQAEQGICGLKEKVDTLIVIPNDRLLEIVDKNTPMLEAFREADNVLRQGVQGISDLIAVPGLINLDFADVKTIMTERGSALMGIGIATGESRAAEAAKKAICSPLLETSIDGARGVLMNITGGTNLSLYEVNEAADIVASASDAEVNMIFGAVINENLKDEIVVTVIATGFEESQQQMARHPQMDTGRDKQMGVQSPRMPRRASQIETEREIEEPQMPSRPEPRQANGGGLDNLDIPTFLRNRRRKK; via the coding sequence ATGTTGGAATTCGACTTGGAAATGGATACACTAGCGCAGATAAAGGTTATCGGTGTCGGCGGTGGCGGTAGCAACGCCGTTAACCGTATGATCGAGGGCGGCATCCAGGGCGTGGAATTCATCGCTGTAAACACGGATTACCAGGCGCTGAATCTGTCAAAAGCGCAGCATAAGTTACAAATCGGCGCTAAACTAACACGAGGGCTTGGAGCAGGTGCAAACCCGGATGTCGGAAAGAAAGCGGCGGAGGAGAGCCGTGAACAGATTGAGCAAGCCTTGCGTGGAGCGGATCTTGTGTTCGTTACAGCAGGGATGGGTGGGGGAACTGGAACAGGTGCTGCGCCCGTTATCGCAGAAATCGCCAAAGAAATTGGCGCATTAACTGTAGGAGTTGTGACTCGTCCGTTTACGTTTGAAGGACGTAAACGCCAGGTACAAGCCGAACAAGGAATTTGTGGACTGAAAGAAAAAGTAGATACACTAATTGTGATTCCGAATGATCGTTTGTTGGAAATTGTCGATAAGAATACCCCGATGCTTGAAGCGTTCCGTGAAGCGGATAATGTGCTGCGTCAAGGGGTACAAGGCATCTCCGATTTGATTGCCGTTCCCGGTCTTATCAACTTGGACTTTGCCGATGTGAAGACCATTATGACAGAACGTGGTTCTGCGCTTATGGGAATCGGAATTGCTACGGGTGAGAGCCGGGCGGCCGAAGCGGCAAAGAAAGCGATCTGCAGCCCGCTGCTTGAAACGTCGATTGATGGTGCGCGCGGTGTATTGATGAATATTACCGGTGGTACAAATCTAAGCCTGTATGAAGTAAATGAAGCGGCTGATATTGTAGCTTCTGCTTCTGATGCGGAAGTAAATATGATCTTCGGTGCTGTGATTAATGAGAATTTGAAGGACGAAATTGTCGTTACTGTCATTGCGACTGGATTCGAAGAATCACAGCAGCAAATGGCACGCCATCCACAGATGGATACGGGGCGTGACAAGCAAATGGGTGTACAAAGCCCGAGAATGCCTCGTCGTGCAAGTCAGATAGAAACTGAACGGGAAATTGAAGAACCACAAATGCCATCCCGTCCGGAACCCCGCCAAGCTAACGGTGGGGGGCTAGATAACCTTGATATTCCGACTTTCCTGCGTAACCGTAGACGTAAAAAATAA